DNA from Amycolatopsis sp. DSM 110486:
CGACGTGGACCATCGCGGCCAGGCTGATGCCGAGGTGGCTGTTGGAGTGCATCGACAGCCCGACCCCGAAACTCTCGCACAGCACCGACAACGCCTGGGTGTCGCGCATCCCGCCCCAGAAGTGGTGATCGGACAACAGCACCCCGATCGCCCGGGCCCGGAACGCGGGCTCGATGTCGCCGAAGTTGACCACGCACATGTTGGTCGCCAACGGCATGCTCGCCTCGGCCGCGACCCGCGCCATGCCCTCGATGCCCGGCGTCGGGTCTTCGAGGTACTCCAGGACACCGTCGAGCTCGGCCGCGACCCGGATGCTCGTCTCGACGGTCCACGCGGCGTTCGGGTCGATCCGCAACGGGTGACCCGGGAACGCCTCCGCCAACGCCCGGATGCCCTCGACCTCTTCCTCAGGCTTGAACACGCCGCCCTTCAGCTTGATCGACCGGAACCCGTACTGCTCGATCATCCGCCGGGCCTCGCCCACGAGCGCCTCCGGCGTGATCACCTCGCCCCAGGAATCCACCTCGGCTCCGACGTGAGCGCCGAACTTGTAGAACAGGTACGCCGAGAAATCCACCGCATCACGGGCCTTGCCGCCCAGCAGATCGACGACCGGACGACCGAGCACCTGGCCCTGCGCGTCCAGGCACGCGACCTCGAACAGCGAATACACGCTGGCGATCGTCTTGCGGATGGAGAACCCGCCGATCAACCCGTGCTCGTCGGTCAGCACCGTCCCGGCCAGCACCCGCGTCACGATCCGCTTCAACCCCGGCAGATCGAACACATCGTGCCCGGCGAGCTCCGGCACGACCTTGCGCACCTCACCCAGAAACGCCGCGTCACCGTAGGACTCACCGAGCCCGACCACACCGTCGTCGCACACCACCTGCACCACGCTGCGCAACGCGAAAGTCTCGTGCACCCCCATCACGTTCAACAACGGAGGATCCGCGAACGCGACGGGCGTGAGCACCACATCCCGGATGTTCATCGGCCCTCGATCCCCTTGAGCACCTCGAACCCGCGTTCCACGATTCCGCCGAGCCGGTCGACCTGCTCGGTCGTCGGCTCCACCAGCGGCGGCCGGACGGGGCCGACCTTGTCACCGCGCAGCCGGGCGGCGGCCTTGACCAGCGACACCGCGAACCCCGGCGTCTCATCTCGCAACGCCACCAGCGGCAAGTAGAACCCGGCCAGCAACGTGTCCATCACGTCCGTGTCGCCCTCGGCTAGCGCGCGGTGGAACCGGTGCGCGATCTCCGGCGCGAAACAGTGCACCGCCGAGGAATACCGCGCCACGCCGATCGCCGCGTACGCCTTCGCCGACACCTCCGCCGTCGGCAACCCGTTGAAGAACAAGAAGTCCTCGGATCGCTGCGTGCCCAGCGAACGGATCGTGGTGACGATGCGCGTCATCACTTCCGCGTCGCCGTACCCGTCCTTGAGCCCGACGATCGACGGGATGTCGAGCAGCCGTGCGGCCGACGGAGCCGTGAACACCCCGGTGCCGCGGTGGTACACGATCACCGGCACCGACGTGTCGCCCACGGCGAACCGCACGAAATCGACCAGCCCCGCCTGCGGCCCGGAAACCAGGTACGGCGGCAGCAACAGCACACCGTCGGCGCCACCGGCCTGAGCCGCGGCCACACCCGCGCGCGCGGCGGCCGCACCGCCACCGGCCCCGATCCACACGGGCACGCGCCCGGCCACGACTTCGCGCGCCCGCGCCAGCAGCGCCGCGACCTCGTCGGGCGAGAGCGAGGAGAACTCGCCCGTGCCGCACGCGACGAACAACGCGCCCGCGCCGGCGGCCACGTGGCCCTCCACGTTCTCCGCGAACCCGTCGAGGTTCACCTCGAGGTCCTCGGTGAACGGCGTCAGCGGGAACGCCAGCAGGCCGTCCAGCTCGATCTTGGGCTGTGCCATCAGTTTCTGCTCTTTCCGTCCTCGTCGGGGCGTCCGGGTGGCGTGCCCGGCCACGGGTTCGACGATCCCACCGCCGCCGTCTCCTCGCTTGAGACCGCCCCGGTGTTCACACTCTTGAATGGAGTCTGTTATGCTGATTATGTTCATCCATAAGAATGCTGTTCGGGACGCTAATATGGCCGGAGTCACAAGTCAACGGCCCGGTTGGAGGACGCACATGGCGCAGAAGCCGGCCACCGCGGAGCGGATCGCGACGCCCGGTGCGGAGAGCGCGGGCGTGAAGTCCGCGCGGCGCGCCATCGACCTCATCGAGACGTTCGCGGCCAACGACGTGTGGTTGTCGCTGTCCGACCTGCACGCGCGCACCGGCTTCCCGCGTTCCAGCCTCCACGGCCTGCTGCGCACGCTGCTGGAAGCCGGCTGGCTCGAAGCCGACGCGAACACCGCGCGCTACCGCCTCGGCGTGCGCGCGCTGATCTGCGGCACCGCCTACCTCGATCGCGACGCGATCGTCCCGTTCGCCACCGAGGCGCTGGAGCGCATCCGCGAGAAGACCGGGTTCACCGCGCACTTCGCGCGCCGCAACGGCACCGAGGTCGTGTACCTCGAGACCCGCGAGTCGCAGCACTCGACGCACCTCGTCTCGCGCGTCGGCCGCACGCTGCCCACCCACGCCACGGCGCTGGGCAAGGCGCTGCTCGCCGAGCTGACGCACGACGAGATCGAAGAGCTGATGCCGGCGAAGCTCCCGCCGCTCACGCCGCACACGATCACCACTCGCGAGCAGCTGCACGCCGACCTCGCGCGCACCCGCGAGGTCGGCTACGCCGCCGAGATCGAGGAAGGCACGCTCGGGGTCCGGTGCGTCGCCGCCGTGATCCCGTACCGCATCCCGGGCACCGACGCGATGAGCTGCTCGATGCCGGTCGGCCAGGTCACCGACGCCGACGTCCAGCGCGTCGGCGAGCTCCTGGCCGAGACGACCGCCGAGCTCGGGCAGCAGCTGCGCCGGGCCGGCATCCGCTGACCGCCGCCATTCCCCTGTTGCGAAGCGTTTCGAGAGGAACCCCATGGCAGACCAGCGCGTGCTGATCACCGGATCGGCAGGCATCGTCGGCACCCTGATGCGCCCGCGGCTGCGCAAGCCCGGCCGGGTGCTGCGGCTGCTCGACCTGGCCGAGCAGGCTCCGGCCGAGGCGGGCGAAGCCGTCGAGATCGTGACCGGCTCGGTCACCGACCGCGAGGCGATGGCGGCGGCCTGCTCCGGTGCCGACGCCCTGATCCACCTCGGCGGCCACAGCCGCGAGAACACGTGGGAAGCCACGCTCGACGTCAACATCAACGGCACCCACACGGTGCTCGAGGCCGCCCGCGAAGCCGGGGTCAAGCGGGTGGTCCTCGCGTCGAGCAACCATGCGGTGGGCTTCCGCCGCAACGCCGACGCCGGTGCCGCCGGCGTGCCCGCCGACTCGAGCCCGCGGCCGGACACCTACTACGGCGTGAGCAAGGCGGCCATCGAGTCGCTGGGCAGCCTGTACGCGTCGCGGTTCGACATGGACGTGATCGTGATCCGCATCGGCTCGTGCTTCGAGACGCCGCTGCCGCTCGGCCCGCGCGGGCTGACCACGTGGCTCTCCCCCGACGACGGCGCGCGCCTGTTCGAGGCCTGCCTGAGCGCGCCTTCGCCCGGCTACCGGCTGGTCTGGGGCGTCTCGGACAACACCCGGCGCGTCTACTCGCTCGCCGAGGCCGAGGCGCTGGGCTACAAGTCCCTCGACAACGCCGAGGTCTACGCCGGGCAGCTCGCCGACAA
Protein-coding regions in this window:
- a CDS encoding glucarate dehydratase family protein, coding for MNIRDVVLTPVAFADPPLLNVMGVHETFALRSVVQVVCDDGVVGLGESYGDAAFLGEVRKVVPELAGHDVFDLPGLKRIVTRVLAGTVLTDEHGLIGGFSIRKTIASVYSLFEVACLDAQGQVLGRPVVDLLGGKARDAVDFSAYLFYKFGAHVGAEVDSWGEVITPEALVGEARRMIEQYGFRSIKLKGGVFKPEEEVEGIRALAEAFPGHPLRIDPNAAWTVETSIRVAAELDGVLEYLEDPTPGIEGMARVAAEASMPLATNMCVVNFGDIEPAFRARAIGVLLSDHHFWGGMRDTQALSVLCESFGVGLSMHSNSHLGISLAAMVHVAAATPHLTYACDTHWPWKTADVIVPGVLEFVEGAVAVPDKPGLGIELDQDALARAHEDYVRCGLTKRDDVTYMRSYVPDFEPNTARW
- a CDS encoding 5-dehydro-4-deoxyglucarate dehydratase, with the protein product MAQPKIELDGLLAFPLTPFTEDLEVNLDGFAENVEGHVAAGAGALFVACGTGEFSSLSPDEVAALLARAREVVAGRVPVWIGAGGGAAAARAGVAAAQAGGADGVLLLPPYLVSGPQAGLVDFVRFAVGDTSVPVIVYHRGTGVFTAPSAARLLDIPSIVGLKDGYGDAEVMTRIVTTIRSLGTQRSEDFLFFNGLPTAEVSAKAYAAIGVARYSSAVHCFAPEIAHRFHRALAEGDTDVMDTLLAGFYLPLVALRDETPGFAVSLVKAAARLRGDKVGPVRPPLVEPTTEQVDRLGGIVERGFEVLKGIEGR
- a CDS encoding IclR family transcriptional regulator, which translates into the protein MAQKPATAERIATPGAESAGVKSARRAIDLIETFAANDVWLSLSDLHARTGFPRSSLHGLLRTLLEAGWLEADANTARYRLGVRALICGTAYLDRDAIVPFATEALERIREKTGFTAHFARRNGTEVVYLETRESQHSTHLVSRVGRTLPTHATALGKALLAELTHDEIEELMPAKLPPLTPHTITTREQLHADLARTREVGYAAEIEEGTLGVRCVAAVIPYRIPGTDAMSCSMPVGQVTDADVQRVGELLAETTAELGQQLRRAGIR
- a CDS encoding NAD(P)-dependent oxidoreductase, which gives rise to MADQRVLITGSAGIVGTLMRPRLRKPGRVLRLLDLAEQAPAEAGEAVEIVTGSVTDREAMAAACSGADALIHLGGHSRENTWEATLDVNINGTHTVLEAAREAGVKRVVLASSNHAVGFRRNADAGAAGVPADSSPRPDTYYGVSKAAIESLGSLYASRFDMDVIVIRIGSCFETPLPLGPRGLTTWLSPDDGARLFEACLSAPSPGYRLVWGVSDNTRRVYSLAEAEALGYKSLDNAEVYAGQLADKPAPTGAAAEFVGGPFCTAPLGQFNPL